One genomic segment of Erysipelotrichaceae bacterium 66202529 includes these proteins:
- a CDS encoding glycyl-radical enzyme activating protein: MKEPTIINIQKYSVHDGDGIRTTVFFKGCHLNCWWCHNPESQSYLPELMFNREKCSGCGYCLKACTHGAITIEEDGIAHTDPDTCVLCSDCLDYCIHNNREIVGKTYSIKELMSIINKDAQFYEESGGGVTLSGGEVMTQDMEYLSELCRQLKDKGYNIAVDTCGYAPQENYAQLLPYVDTFLYDIKTLNDEVHKKYMGKSNAVILENLEFLADHKANINIRIPVVVPVNSDVLTMKDIIAYLKERIGIVKVNLLPYHNTGSSKYEKLGRVYPAADLDVPTQEHMEMLKSLFEEHGFQQVKIGG, translated from the coding sequence ATGAAAGAGCCAACCATAATCAACATTCAGAAATATTCTGTACATGACGGAGACGGCATCCGGACAACGGTTTTCTTCAAGGGCTGTCATCTGAATTGCTGGTGGTGCCACAATCCGGAAAGTCAAAGCTATTTACCGGAGCTGATGTTCAATCGCGAAAAGTGCAGTGGCTGCGGATATTGCCTCAAGGCATGTACGCATGGAGCTATTACGATAGAAGAAGATGGAATTGCCCATACGGATCCGGATACCTGTGTGCTTTGCTCTGATTGTCTGGATTATTGCATTCACAACAATCGTGAAATCGTTGGAAAAACATACAGTATCAAAGAGCTGATGAGCATCATCAATAAGGATGCCCAGTTTTATGAAGAAAGCGGCGGCGGTGTTACACTGTCAGGCGGGGAAGTCATGACGCAGGATATGGAATATCTGAGTGAGCTGTGCCGACAGCTGAAGGATAAGGGGTATAACATCGCGGTGGATACCTGCGGCTATGCGCCTCAGGAAAACTATGCGCAATTACTTCCGTATGTGGATACCTTCCTGTACGATATCAAAACGCTGAATGATGAAGTGCATAAGAAATATATGGGAAAATCCAATGCAGTCATATTGGAAAATCTGGAATTTCTCGCAGATCACAAGGCAAATATCAATATTCGTATTCCTGTGGTGGTGCCGGTAAACAGTGATGTTTTGACCATGAAGGATATCATCGCGTATTTGAAGGAGCGCATTGGAATAGTAAAGGTGAATCTGCTGCCGTATCACAATACGGGAAGCAGTAAATATGAAAAGCTGGGCCGTGTCTATCCCGCAGCGGATTTGGACGTACCGACACAGGAGCATATGGAAATGCTGAAATCTCTGTTTGAGGAACATGGTTTTCAACAGGTTAAGATAGGAGGATAA
- a CDS encoding cupin domain-containing protein: MNKNIGELIKQKRTENKMTLKDISEATELSIGYLSQLERGLTSIAHDTLKKVAKALGVEMTYFMEQPKIKEKAVLRSYEREILRIEGSSIIEYAMTNMADRGEMLPKLVEILPQKEVEESLPYPHEGEEFVYVLEGILTLQIEDDICDLYPGDCAHYKSTRTHNWSNQTNKSVKFITINTPNLFQEAGQ; this comes from the coding sequence ATGAATAAAAACATTGGAGAACTGATTAAACAGAAGCGTACAGAAAACAAAATGACGCTAAAGGATATCAGTGAAGCGACAGAGCTGTCCATCGGCTATCTGTCCCAACTGGAACGCGGTCTGACCTCCATTGCTCATGATACCCTGAAAAAGGTCGCAAAGGCATTGGGTGTTGAAATGACATATTTTATGGAACAGCCCAAAATAAAGGAAAAGGCGGTTCTGCGAAGCTATGAGAGGGAAATCCTTCGTATTGAGGGAAGCTCCATCATTGAATATGCCATGACGAATATGGCTGACCGGGGGGAAATGCTGCCAAAGCTTGTGGAAATTTTACCGCAGAAGGAAGTGGAGGAATCGCTTCCGTATCCGCATGAGGGAGAAGAATTTGTCTATGTGCTGGAGGGAATTTTAACGCTGCAGATTGAGGATGATATCTGTGATTTATATCCGGGAGATTGTGCGCATTACAAATCAACCAGAACGCACAACTGGAGCAATCAGACCAATAAGAGCGTAAAATTTATAACCATCAATACACCGAACCTTTTTCAGGAAGCAGGGCAGTGA
- a CDS encoding DUF2752 domain-containing protein — protein sequence MKRDVKNVLGTGVILFLVLFIFGNHCPIENIVGIPCPGCNMFSAIYWLLQKDFTAAWFFHPVVFLLVPYLAVIGLLFVRKREQLTKGIAFRVLTGILLCALIGVYVWRMLYIFPQYPMQLNEHAPVIRLLNAIF from the coding sequence ATGAAGCGGGATGTTAAAAATGTACTGGGGACAGGGGTCATACTGTTCCTGGTGCTCTTTATCTTTGGAAATCATTGTCCCATAGAGAATATCGTTGGAATTCCGTGTCCTGGCTGTAATATGTTTTCTGCCATTTACTGGCTGCTGCAGAAAGATTTTACAGCTGCCTGGTTTTTTCATCCAGTGGTGTTTCTTCTGGTCCCCTATCTGGCAGTGATTGGTCTGCTATTTGTGCGCAAACGTGAACAGCTTACCAAGGGCATTGCTTTTCGCGTCCTGACAGGCATATTGCTGTGTGCATTGATTGGCGTATATGTATGGCGTATGCTTTATATATTTCCACAGTATCCCATGCAGTTGAATGAACATGCACCTGTCATACGACTCCTCAACGCAATTTTCTGA
- a CDS encoding DUF4234 domain-containing protein — protein MRRRSIASIIVLSIITCGIYYLVAWVQIFSDINYAARENDTAITDLLLSIVTCGIWGIYCFWKYSKKLYDMGAEDNSLINVLLSVLGFPIISLCIMQSSINNLIDRSY, from the coding sequence ATGAGACGAAGAAGTATAGCAAGTATTATTGTATTATCTATTATCACCTGCGGAATTTACTATCTGGTTGCCTGGGTACAGATATTCAGTGATATCAATTATGCCGCAAGGGAAAACGATACGGCAATCACTGATCTGCTGCTGTCTATTGTAACCTGTGGAATCTGGGGAATCTACTGCTTTTGGAAATATTCCAAAAAGCTGTATGACATGGGAGCGGAGGATAACAGCCTGATCAATGTTTTATTATCTGTGCTTGGGTTTCCAATCATTTCCCTGTGTATTATGCAGAGCAGTATCAATAATCTGATCGATCGTTCATACTAG
- the htpG gene encoding molecular chaperone HtpG yields MARKKQFKAESKRLLDLMINSIYTHKEIFLRELISNASDAIDKLYYQALSENLSDVDTSGFKIYLEADKENRTLTIRDNGLGMNKDELEDNLGTIAKSGSLAFKQEIEEAEKKDDVDIIGQFGVGFYSAFMVASRVDVTTKKYGEETGYLWSSNAVDGYSIEECEKEDFGTEIVLYLKENTDDENYDEYLQQYEIERLIKKYSDYIRYPIEMWVETSKRVDEPEGENEDAEKPAEPKYETVKELKTLNSMIPLWKRSKSEITKEEYDEFYKSKFNDYTEPQKVIHTSVEGAVSFTTLMFIPGKAPFNYYSQDYKKGLQLYSRGVFIMDNAEELIPEHFRFVKGLVDSQDLSLNISREMLQHDRQLKVIANRIEKKIKSELLLMLRNDREEYEKFWKNFGLQIKFGVYNDFGANKETLQDLLMFYSSKEQKLVTLDEYISRMEEGQEHIYFMSGDKVELIDNLPQVKKVKEKGYEILYLTDNVDEFALQALMNYKEKTFKNISQGDLDLDSEEEKKELEKKAEENKDLLTGIKEVLGDKVKDVKISSRLVDDPVCLSSEEGMSFEMEKVLSAMPEGNPYGMKASRILEINPNHEIFNALQKVYEQDKDAVKDYADLLYDQALLIEGFPIENPTEFSKKICDFMVKASK; encoded by the coding sequence ATGGCGAGAAAGAAACAATTCAAGGCTGAGTCCAAACGTCTATTAGATCTGATGATCAACTCTATCTATACACATAAGGAAATCTTTTTACGAGAGCTGATCTCAAATGCAAGCGATGCAATCGACAAGCTGTATTATCAGGCATTATCTGAAAATCTGAGTGATGTGGATACATCCGGCTTTAAAATTTATCTGGAAGCAGATAAGGAAAACCGTACCCTGACAATTCGTGATAACGGTCTTGGTATGAATAAGGATGAGCTGGAGGACAATCTTGGAACGATAGCGAAAAGCGGTTCTCTGGCATTCAAGCAGGAAATCGAAGAAGCAGAGAAAAAGGATGATGTGGATATCATCGGACAGTTTGGTGTCGGCTTTTATTCTGCATTCATGGTTGCGAGCCGTGTAGATGTAACGACAAAGAAATACGGAGAAGAAACCGGATATCTGTGGAGCAGCAATGCCGTGGACGGATATTCTATCGAGGAATGTGAGAAGGAAGATTTCGGTACGGAAATCGTTCTGTATCTGAAGGAAAATACAGATGATGAAAATTATGATGAATATCTGCAGCAGTATGAAATCGAACGTCTGATTAAAAAATACTCCGACTATATCCGTTATCCAATCGAAATGTGGGTGGAAACCAGCAAACGTGTGGACGAACCGGAAGGTGAAAATGAGGATGCGGAGAAGCCAGCAGAGCCAAAATACGAAACCGTTAAGGAACTGAAAACACTGAATTCCATGATTCCGCTGTGGAAGCGCAGCAAATCAGAAATTACAAAAGAAGAATACGATGAATTTTATAAGAGTAAGTTTAACGATTATACAGAACCACAGAAGGTGATTCACACGAGTGTGGAGGGAGCGGTATCCTTTACCACGCTGATGTTCATCCCTGGCAAGGCACCGTTTAACTACTATTCTCAGGATTATAAGAAGGGGCTTCAGCTGTATAGCCGCGGGGTATTCATCATGGATAACGCTGAGGAGCTGATTCCGGAGCACTTCCGTTTTGTGAAGGGTCTTGTGGATTCCCAGGATTTGTCTTTGAACATTTCCCGTGAGATGCTGCAGCATGACCGTCAGTTAAAGGTAATTGCAAACCGCATTGAAAAGAAAATTAAATCCGAGCTGCTGCTGATGCTGCGCAATGACCGTGAGGAATATGAAAAATTCTGGAAGAACTTCGGACTGCAGATTAAATTCGGTGTATACAATGACTTTGGCGCTAACAAGGAAACACTGCAGGATCTGCTGATGTTCTATTCCAGCAAGGAGCAAAAGCTGGTTACACTGGATGAATATATCAGCCGTATGGAAGAAGGTCAGGAGCATATCTACTTCATGAGCGGTGATAAGGTGGAGCTGATTGACAATCTGCCACAGGTTAAGAAGGTCAAGGAAAAAGGCTATGAAATTCTGTATCTGACAGACAATGTGGATGAGTTTGCACTCCAGGCACTGATGAACTATAAGGAAAAAACCTTCAAGAATATTTCACAGGGTGATTTGGATCTCGACAGTGAGGAAGAAAAGAAGGAATTGGAGAAAAAGGCAGAGGAGAACAAGGACCTGCTCACCGGTATTAAGGAAGTGCTTGGTGATAAGGTTAAGGATGTCAAGATTTCCTCCCGTCTGGTGGATGATCCGGTATGCCTGAGCAGTGAGGAAGGCATGTCCTTTGAAATGGAAAAGGTGTTAAGTGCAATGCCGGAAGGTAACCCTTATGGCATGAAGGCTTCCCGTATTCTGGAAATCAATCCAAATCATGAGATTTTCAACGCACTGCAGAAGGTATATGAGCAGGATAAGGATGCTGTTAAGGATTATGCAGACTTACTGTATGATCAGGCATTGCTGATCGAGGGCTTCCCGATTGAAAATCCAACTGAATTTTCCAAGAAAATCTGTGATTTCATGGTAAAGGCAAGCAAATAA
- the proB gene encoding glutamate 5-kinase, with product MKDMKETKRIVVKVGSSTLTHHGGGLNFQRIDALAMVLSDIKNRGIDVVLVSSGAVAAGVAKMKMQKHPELMREKQAAASVGQCELMFIYDKFFSQYGQSIAQLLITKTVTTNGVLRANAINTLETLLEYGILPIVNENDSVAVDEIAYGDNDTLSAVTADLIHADLLVLLSDIDGLFNDDPMKNKDAKLIPVVKEIDDSIFCMAKGAGSSRGTGGMVTKISAAQFANEHQIPMIIANGRQPSILYDILRDDYRGTLFDIKEGM from the coding sequence ATGAAAGATATGAAAGAAACTAAAAGAATTGTTGTCAAGGTTGGTTCTTCCACGCTGACACATCACGGAGGAGGATTAAATTTTCAGCGCATTGACGCACTTGCTATGGTACTGAGTGATATTAAAAACCGCGGAATCGATGTCGTACTAGTAAGCAGTGGTGCCGTAGCGGCAGGAGTTGCTAAAATGAAGATGCAAAAGCACCCCGAATTGATGAGGGAAAAGCAGGCAGCGGCTTCAGTAGGACAATGTGAGCTGATGTTTATCTATGATAAGTTCTTTTCTCAATATGGACAAAGCATTGCACAGCTGCTGATTACAAAGACGGTAACCACAAACGGTGTACTCCGCGCCAATGCAATCAACACGCTGGAAACACTGCTGGAATATGGAATCCTGCCTATCGTAAATGAAAATGACAGTGTTGCCGTTGATGAAATCGCCTATGGTGATAATGATACACTCAGTGCAGTTACTGCCGACCTGATTCATGCGGATCTTCTCGTACTGCTCTCTGATATAGATGGTCTGTTTAACGACGACCCTATGAAAAATAAGGATGCAAAGCTGATACCTGTCGTAAAGGAAATTGATGATTCCATTTTCTGTATGGCAAAGGGAGCCGGCTCATCACGGGGGACCGGAGGAATGGTTACAAAAATTTCCGCAGCACAATTCGCCAATGAGCACCAAATTCCTATGATTATCGCCAACGGACGCCAGCCATCCATTTTATATGATATTTTACGTGATGATTATCGCGGCACGCTGTTTGATATTAAGGAGGGTATGTAA
- a CDS encoding glutamate-5-semialdehyde dehydrogenase has translation MNTLNQLGAACKQASRQIMNATSNQKNELLKAIAEQLKQDIPAILAANQKDVEQGKTSGMNAGLIDRMQLNEARMLQIIEGIQQVAALKDPIGEISNMHTTENGLQIGTMRVALGVVGMIYEARPNVTVDAAVLSLKAGNAVMLRGSKDILQSNMTIVQSMRRAVTACGFPAEIITLLEDTSRETATAFMKLNAYLDVLIPRGGAGLIANTVQNATVPVLETGTGNCHVYVDKDADPAKVIPIIINAKTQRTSVCNACESVLFHKDCKAEQIQVLLQELKKHHVKVHADQWICTLDSDCIPATEDDYGREYLDLEISIKIVSSLEEAISHINTYSTHHSETIISENYTSVKKFLKEVDSACVYANASTRFSDGFEFGLGAEIGISTQKLHARGPMGLQALTTEKYIILGDGQIRP, from the coding sequence ATGAACACGCTAAACCAGCTGGGAGCCGCCTGTAAACAGGCATCCCGTCAGATTATGAATGCGACAAGTAACCAGAAAAATGAGCTGCTAAAAGCGATTGCAGAACAGCTAAAGCAGGATATTCCTGCAATCCTTGCGGCTAATCAGAAGGACGTTGAACAAGGAAAGACCAGTGGTATGAATGCAGGTCTGATTGACCGCATGCAGTTGAATGAAGCACGAATGCTGCAGATTATCGAAGGCATACAGCAGGTTGCCGCTTTAAAGGATCCGATTGGAGAAATCAGCAATATGCATACGACTGAAAACGGATTGCAGATTGGTACCATGCGGGTTGCACTGGGGGTTGTCGGCATGATTTATGAAGCACGGCCAAATGTGACAGTGGATGCAGCGGTATTATCCTTGAAAGCTGGAAACGCCGTTATGCTGCGCGGCAGTAAGGATATTCTGCAAAGCAATATGACGATTGTCCAAAGTATGCGAAGGGCTGTAACGGCTTGCGGATTTCCTGCTGAGATCATCACCCTTTTGGAGGATACATCACGGGAAACTGCAACAGCATTTATGAAGCTGAATGCCTATCTTGATGTATTGATTCCCCGCGGTGGTGCTGGTCTGATTGCCAACACAGTTCAAAATGCAACCGTACCAGTGCTGGAGACAGGTACCGGTAACTGCCATGTCTATGTAGATAAGGATGCTGATCCTGCCAAGGTGATTCCTATTATCATAAATGCCAAAACGCAGCGGACGAGTGTATGCAATGCGTGTGAAAGTGTACTATTTCATAAGGATTGTAAGGCTGAACAGATACAGGTGCTTCTTCAGGAATTAAAAAAACACCATGTAAAAGTACATGCCGATCAATGGATTTGTACACTGGATTCTGATTGTATCCCAGCAACTGAAGATGATTACGGACGGGAATATCTGGATTTGGAAATTTCTATAAAAATAGTATCCTCTCTCGAGGAGGCAATATCTCACATCAACACCTATTCCACCCATCATAGTGAAACAATCATATCGGAGAATTACACCTCCGTCAAAAAGTTCCTCAAGGAGGTTGACAGTGCCTGCGTATATGCCAATGCATCCACCCGCTTTTCCGATGGCTTTGAATTCGGATTAGGTGCAGAAATCGGTATCAGTACCCAAAAGCTTCATGCCAGAGGCCCTATGGGGTTACAGGCCCTAACGACAGAAAAATATATTATATTGGGGGATGGTCAAATACGACCATAA
- a CDS encoding AAA family ATPase: protein MEAHTGGFYEELRESLAAILHTSLKTSDDLQYAMLTGIQRVAKENAPRVGFSLFSDLNNLLVCTVNDHRYAEYFGFTEEEVKKALKAYDLPFTEEIKQMYDGYNMGGVDIYNPWSVINYLDHKKLMPYWVNTSSNKMMRQAMQNCDVSFKEGYDELIRTGTVTALVNFETSFYELQETNSLWGLFAPQAGNALMQDI from the coding sequence ATCGAAGCACATACTGGAGGATTTTATGAAGAACTGCGAGAATCTCTTGCGGCGATATTGCATACATCACTAAAGACAAGTGATGATTTACAGTATGCAATGTTAACAGGTATACAGCGCGTAGCAAAAGAAAATGCACCACGGGTGGGCTTTAGCCTTTTTTCCGATTTAAATAATTTACTTGTCTGCACTGTTAATGATCACCGCTATGCTGAATACTTCGGATTTACTGAAGAAGAAGTAAAAAAGGCTTTAAAGGCATATGATTTACCGTTCACAGAGGAAATAAAGCAGATGTATGATGGCTATAATATGGGAGGCGTTGACATTTATAATCCCTGGTCTGTAATCAATTATTTAGATCATAAAAAACTGATGCCCTATTGGGTGAATACCAGCTCTAATAAAATGATGAGACAAGCGATGCAGAACTGTGATGTTTCATTTAAGGAAGGCTATGATGAATTGATTCGCACAGGCACTGTAACAGCTCTGGTGAATTTTGAAACATCTTTTTATGAGCTACAGGAAACTAACAGTTTATGGGGATTGTTTGCACCACAGGCGGGCAATGCCTTAATGCAGGATATTTAA
- a CDS encoding AAA family ATPase — protein sequence MSALGVLASFFDITEDSKAIFRDTEIMKTEYAKQLNCYPTIFLSFADAKGSIKTITKFIKIQIAKAYTRYMHVLDDVNIFEKAQLEAIIQGLNDLESGSLDSIEDAISFLLSKCHQYYGKKVMLFCDE from the coding sequence GTGTCCGCCCTTGGTGTGCTCGCTAGTTTTTTTGATATTACAGAGGATTCAAAAGCTATCTTCCGGGATACGGAAATCATGAAAACAGAGTATGCAAAACAGCTTAATTGTTATCCTACCATTTTTTTATCCTTCGCAGATGCTAAGGGTTCAATAAAAACCATTACAAAATTTATAAAAATACAGATTGCAAAGGCATATACCCGTTATATGCATGTTCTGGATGATGTCAATATATTTGAAAAAGCACAATTGGAAGCAATTATACAGGGGTTGAATGATTTAGAAAGTGGAAGTCTGGATTCCATTGAGGATGCTATCAGCTTTCTATTGAGTAAATGTCATCAATATTATGGGAAAAAGGTGATGCTGTTTTGCGATGAATAG
- a CDS encoding AAA family ATPase, with translation MKKAIPIGVNSYRKLREENYYTVDKSRMIAEFLKRKTTVTLITRPRRFHRNIADTFGIRQEAR, from the coding sequence ATGAAAAAAGCAATCCCTATAGGAGTAAACAGCTACCGGAAATTACGGGAAGAAAATTATTATACGGTTGATAAGAGTAGAATGATTGCTGAATTTCTAAAGCGTAAGACGACGGTGACGTTGATTACTCGGCCAAGACGCTTTCACCGAAATATTGCCGATACCTTTGGTATCCGACAAGAGGCGCGCTAG
- a CDS encoding NAD-dependent isocitrate dehydrogenase encodes MRTITVFKGDGIGPEIVDAVVKILEAAKAPLAYEFFEVGEAEYERNGKLIPDAAFASFEKTRMLLKAPITTPVGKGFRSLNVTLRNKYDLYANIRPAKSNTAVKTPFDHVDIVTFRENTEDLYVGVEEQVDADTVHATKIITRKASTRIIRDAFAYARANGRKKVTCVHKANILKLSDGMFLSIFQEIAKEFPDIEADDKIVDNVCMQLVMRPETFDVMVMPNLYGDIVSDLTSGLIGGLGLLPSCNLGTEYAMFEAVHGSAPDIAGKHIANPTALLWSACMMLEHLQETECAANIRKAVDAVLMEKKCLTPDLHGSASTEAYRDAIIAKL; translated from the coding sequence ATGAGAACAATAACAGTATTTAAGGGAGACGGCATCGGCCCGGAAATCGTGGATGCGGTTGTAAAGATTTTGGAGGCGGCAAAGGCACCGCTTGCATATGAGTTTTTTGAAGTAGGGGAAGCAGAGTATGAGCGTAATGGTAAGCTGATACCGGATGCGGCATTTGCATCCTTTGAGAAAACCCGGATGCTGTTGAAGGCTCCGATTACAACACCGGTGGGGAAGGGGTTTCGTTCCCTGAATGTTACACTGCGAAATAAGTATGATTTATATGCGAATATCCGTCCGGCAAAATCGAATACGGCAGTGAAGACACCGTTCGATCATGTCGATATTGTGACCTTCCGCGAAAATACTGAGGATTTGTATGTCGGTGTGGAGGAGCAGGTGGATGCGGATACGGTGCATGCGACGAAAATTATCACACGCAAAGCTAGTACACGCATCATACGGGATGCCTTTGCGTATGCACGTGCAAATGGCAGAAAAAAGGTTACCTGCGTACATAAGGCGAATATATTGAAGCTGAGTGACGGAATGTTTCTTTCTATCTTTCAGGAAATTGCAAAGGAGTTCCCGGATATCGAGGCAGATGATAAAATTGTGGATAATGTTTGTATGCAGCTGGTTATGCGTCCGGAAACCTTCGATGTCATGGTAATGCCAAATCTGTATGGTGATATTGTAAGTGACCTGACAAGCGGACTGATCGGTGGGCTGGGACTGCTTCCTAGCTGTAATTTAGGTACGGAATATGCCATGTTTGAAGCGGTACACGGCTCTGCACCGGATATCGCAGGAAAGCATATCGCCAATCCTACGGCCCTGCTGTGGTCTGCCTGTATGATGCTGGAGCATTTGCAGGAAACGGAATGTGCCGCAAATATTCGAAAAGCGGTGGATGCAGTGCTGATGGAAAAGAAGTGTCTGACACCGGATCTGCATGGGAGTGCTTCTACGGAAGCATATCGTGATGCTATTATAGCAAAGCTTTAA
- a CDS encoding citrate synthase: protein MNEHLNSFYQKAREHNDIANDLFRRYDIKKGLRNEDGTGVRVGLTKIADVVGYKYVEEVKTDDIGRLYYRGIELRDIIHGRNYETICGYEETCFLLLFGYLPKEEELKEFCAYLRTHYELPDDFLESKFLHMPGKNLMNRLQQAVLALYDYDDAPDNISVENTLEQGLNILAKLPSIICYAYQSKMHRYNKESLVIHPAQEHLSIAENILYMLRKDHAFSTLEAKLLDMMLIVHADHGGGNNSTFTNVVISSTGTDFYSSMVGAIGSMKGPRHGGANLKVSGMMKAVIEEIGYCENDIEIKALIYRILHKQFYDYSGLVYGMGHAIYTLSDPRSEVLQEYIEKLAEKKGRVKEYEFYQRFEQCAKEVILDVKGVNVSSNVDFYSGFVYSMMGIPEDLFTPLFVMARTVGWLAHNIENKEYDGRIMRPATKYVGSVKQYVKMEDR, encoded by the coding sequence ATGAATGAGCACTTAAATTCTTTTTACCAGAAGGCAAGAGAGCACAATGACATCGCAAATGATCTGTTTCGCAGGTATGATATCAAAAAGGGACTGCGCAACGAAGATGGAACCGGTGTACGCGTCGGTCTTACAAAGATTGCGGATGTTGTCGGTTATAAATATGTGGAAGAAGTAAAAACAGACGATATAGGAAGGCTGTACTATCGAGGCATAGAGCTGCGGGATATTATCCATGGCAGAAATTATGAAACGATCTGCGGGTACGAGGAAACCTGCTTTTTATTACTCTTTGGCTATCTTCCAAAGGAGGAGGAGCTGAAAGAATTCTGTGCTTATCTGCGCACACATTATGAGCTACCGGATGATTTCTTGGAATCGAAATTTCTGCATATGCCGGGGAAGAATCTGATGAACCGCTTGCAGCAGGCAGTGCTTGCCTTATACGATTATGATGATGCACCGGATAATATATCCGTGGAAAATACGCTTGAACAGGGATTGAATATTCTAGCCAAGCTGCCTTCCATTATCTGTTATGCCTATCAGAGCAAAATGCACCGTTATAATAAGGAAAGCCTGGTGATACATCCAGCACAGGAGCACCTTTCCATTGCGGAAAATATTTTGTATATGCTGCGCAAGGATCATGCATTCAGCACTCTGGAGGCAAAGCTGCTGGATATGATGCTGATCGTCCATGCGGATCACGGCGGTGGAAACAACTCAACCTTTACCAATGTGGTGATATCCTCCACAGGTACGGATTTTTATTCCTCCATGGTCGGAGCCATTGGCAGTATGAAGGGGCCACGGCATGGTGGTGCCAATCTGAAGGTCAGTGGCATGATGAAAGCGGTTATTGAGGAAATCGGTTACTGTGAAAATGATATTGAAATCAAGGCGTTGATCTATCGGATCCTGCATAAGCAGTTTTACGATTACAGCGGTCTGGTTTATGGTATGGGGCATGCCATCTATACATTAAGTGATCCAAGAAGCGAGGTGCTACAGGAATATATTGAAAAGCTTGCCGAGAAAAAGGGCAGGGTCAAGGAATACGAATTTTACCAGCGCTTTGAGCAGTGCGCAAAGGAAGTTATTCTGGATGTGAAGGGTGTGAATGTATCCAGTAATGTGGACTTCTACAGCGGCTTTGTCTATAGCATGATGGGGATACCGGAGGATTTGTTTACGCCGTTGTTCGTCATGGCGAGAACGGTCGGCTGGCTTGCCCATAATATCGAAAACAAGGAATATGATGGAAGAATTATGCGTCCGGCTACCAAGTATGTCGGCAGTGTGAAGCAATATGTAAAGATGGAGGACAGATGA